TTTGTGACATTTGTGGCAGTTTAAATTGTCAGTAGAACATTTTGTGACAGTTTAAAAACTGTCTCTAATGCACAATAATCACACAAAATGTGTTAATGGTGGTTTAAATTGCTCCAAAAATGAATGGATGAGATCAAAATCAATAATTTGCAGTTCTAGAGAGCCAAAATCAACGAAAAAATTAAAAGAGTATTAAAATCAATAATTCACAATTACCTTGCAAAAAGAAGAAgtttatgtatattttttttattttttgtaagcGAGAAGAAGTTTATGTGATGGTGGTTGGAGTTTGGAGTTTGGATAGCAAAATAATGCATCGTTAGGTTATTGAGATTCTTTATAACAAAGTAGCTCGCTTTATCCACTCGCTTAGCAAGGTAGCAAAGTACACAacacaacaaaaacaaaagaaaaaatatatacttATGTTTTTGTCCATTACCACCCAACATGTGTATGTTCTCTTATGTTATGTTCCCAGGGAATCcaacattttatattttatatatgctTCTAAAATTGCATCGTGCCAATCCTATAAGCCATAAATAAACACCTTTAttcttcatatatttatatatatatatatatttttaaatgtatatatatattaattggtAAAAAAAACTTGTAATATAATTATATGTATCTGATCAAATTGTTCATAAATATAATTCATTTCCTATCATTACAGCAAATGAATATTAGAAGTGTAAACTTGGTTCATATGTGAACTCGCTTTTGCTTTTAAAAGGAATGAATTTCTCTAGACATTACAATGGATGGACTTATCTTGGTTTATGAAATTCTGTCTAATTATCatattcttttttcctttttatgtaGTTTTGATGAAGTAGAACCTTGTGATCACTTGACTTAGCTTGTTGCATTTCTTTGTTATTATTCATCACAATTATATATAAGACCAAGAACTTTATTGCTTTtgaattatatatattatttgggtttaatcctcaaattggtccctgtctttgtgtcgccgtctgatctaagtccctcaccggaaaaatttgtggaaaaggTCCTCATCAATGCAAAatgtctggagcaggtcctcgccggagcccggagctccggcgagtgatgatttggcacGCTGACTAGTTTAATGATGCTtatgtggatttaaaaaaataaaataaaaaataacacatcagaaatttaatttaattaacaaaaataaaatcaattaacaaaaGTAACTCTAATTCCATCCACaggttcatcttcatcattctaaCCCAAAAACCCCTTTTCCATTACATCAAACTCAAAATCTCCTTCTTCTAATTCCACGTGATTACTCACCACGCCGTCGAATTGATAATGAAGGGTGGCTGAACAATTGCTACAAACTTGTCAAGgaaaatcaaattcaaatttccGTTTCTCTTCTTATCCCACATGATTTCTCCTTCTCATCATCACCGTGTCGAATTAAACCGCCTCGTTTCCACTCCACGGTGGCCGAACACAAACTCCTCCTCGTCCTGGCTACGAACGTGAAGGTGGTTAGATCTGGGTTTTTCTCGAACCTCTGCTCTGTCGCCATCCACGTTCGTCAGATCTGGGTTTTTTCATGAGCCTCTTGATGCTGCAGAACAAGATGCAAGATGCATCTGGGGATTTTTCCCTTTAGGATTTTATGGGGTTCTTATCTATGGGTTTTTTGGGTTCTTATTTCACCCTTTCACCAAAGCCCAGTTCAATTTCCCAATCATCTCAATCTCATCTTCCTTCgccttcagcttcttcatcaCGCCCATTTCAACTGCTTTAATTAGCCTCTTCGCTTGCTTCTTGCATTTTTCATCTACCTCCATTCTCACCTTCTCCATCTGAAGAAatcaataaaacaaaaacagatGAATGAGCGAGAGAGAAGGAGAGAGGAACATGGAGCCATTTGGGTTTGTTTGGGGAGAATTTGTGTGAATCAGAAGAACAAAAACAGATGAATTTGTGGGATTTGGGGGGAATTGGGGTTAATTTGGGGAGAATTTggatttgttaattaaattatgattagttaattaatttagatTAATTTTGGTTAATATgggtaattaatattttaattttattttaagccATGTCAGCTCATTCGTCCTAGTCAGCatgccaaatcatcactcgccggagcctGGAGCTCCGGcaaggacctgctccagacgtTTTGCATTGATGAGGAccttttccacaaatttttccgatgagggacttagatcagacggcgacacaaaaacagggactaatttgaggattaagcctattATTTGTGGAAAAAGTGAAGTTAAACTAAACCGAAAAGGGTCTTAATCaaaagcatttttttttgtttcatccCTTTTTCGTTGGCTTATTACAAACCAGAAATGTTATTCAACTTGTCCCCTCTTgtctatttttttattctttttttttgggtcaatatCACTTTTTTTATTCTTATGGTCTCTGCTCAATCCAACTTGGGGATCATTTTATAGCTTTGTTTTTTTAGGTGGGCCTTGAAGCCCAATCCGTGGAGGAGTGATGCTCGGATCTGGAGGGAGAGAGTGTTGTGTAACGGTGGCCGGATCTGGAGGAGGAGTACGACGCAGAGGAAGGTCACAGTGATGGAGGTGAAGGCTGGAAGCAAAGGAGAGAACACAAACACACCAAaaaaacccacttatttgggtaaTAAAACCACCTAATGTGGTAAGAGCCCACCATTTTGTGGGAAAACACCTACCTAAAGTAGGAAAAGGACCTCCCTAGTGGAGGAGGGGAACTCCCCAAGGGGGAGAAGCCCCCAAGGGGAGTGGAAGCACAGATCTGTaaaaaaaccctagcagagggtTAGGAGGAGAGAAACGGCGCTTgcaaggtttttttttaaaaaaaaaattagtttcctTTGAGTCGGAAagaagttgtttttttttagcAAAGGAAAGAAGTTGCTAAAAGTTATATTTCTACCAACTAAAAATTGGGCTTCAAGGCCCacctaaaaaaaaacaaagctaTAAAATGATCCCCAAGTTGGATTGAGCACAGAGAccataagaataaaaaaaaaaaacaccatcAACCCCGGCAGAGTCGATGGTGTTGTTTCTCAGGGAGCACTGGTTAAAAACAGATTTATTTTCTCTACTCATAAGCCTTTTAGCTTTATGTTAATTTAGGGTGATTAAGAGCTTTTGTATGACCTTAAGGGTTTATACTTCATGACTTATGCTGATTGATTCAGCAGagtgtgcatgtttgatcttcaTGGTCTTATGTTTTTGTACATTGCTAATAGCACTCCCTGAGATTTAGTCTCACATGTTGTAAGTGTCGTTTGGCAATCCTTCGGGTTTTAATTCCAAACattattgaccaaaaaagaaaaagtaaactaattttaaaaatttataagctcccgaaaattattattttttggcgcaacccaaaaattaattttttttgttggtgTTAGACAgccaaaaattaatttttgaaatgATTGGAGTGAGATGAATGGTAAAAATGGGTGTAAAAATTAATACTATtgattgagacttttttttaaaaaaatttatatttctcTTGTTTATTTCTTTTGCTTATGTGATGATTCATAAGCAACCATGCTCCACATCGAAGTGtttgattttaaattttgaagACAAGTGATATTATGTTGTATTATTAAAGAAATTTTACATTAATAGGCCGGTCACCTGATATTTACCAAACATTTCTTCGTTCAGTAAAGTTAATCGACGATCAGCATAGGAGAAAGAAGATCAATACACATGAATATTTCTGGTTGTAGAGGTTCATATTAATTGATCGACCTTGTTGTCTAGACTTTATGTGAACATGTTTATTTGAGggttttcttttcctttaattATGTAAGTGCATGTTGTTTCAGTCTTTATAGTATTAGTCACTTAGCCTAATGActattgaaaaggaaaaagaaaaattgtgtACCAAACTATAGGCAACTACTCCATCCAATTTCAGAGTTTAATTTCCTGCTTCACATACACACACAAAGGATTCTTCTCCACCAACCACCTACAATTTTCATTATTTGCGAACACCATTAcgaggaattgatttagacttGAGATTTGAGAAGACCTTCACCCGCTGGATTATTCTAAGTAGGTAAAGAAGCTATAAGGGTCAACATCCTAATCTATAGCTAGAATGTTGAGAAACATaaccaaattgcataaaataTTTTGCTTACATGAAGCAAATAATGTTTGTCCGCATATCGTTCATTATCTAAAGTATAAACAGCTGCCAACTCTTGATACTTTATGTTTTTCAATAATCCATTTGttcatttaattattattagaatTTAAGAGACATAATTCAACTGAAAAGTTAGTTTAAAAGTTGAGAGTTGCTTTACTGTTTATAAAgactatctatatatatatattggcgGTGAGTTGACATAGTCCATGAAAAACAGTGGTATTCTTTCAAGCTTCGCCCTCAACCAAATAAAGCATATAATTAATCTGCACCCGTCAGGGATTGATCCCTAAACCTTTACCTCTCAACCCATATGTCATTCAACTCTTATCACATGAGATATCCTTTGGGGACCAAGTGAATTGGAGAACACGACGACTGCAAAATGCAATCTCCCAAAATTGCTATATTGTGACAAAATGGGTCCGTCGCAATATTGTGATAGATAACTTCATCGCCATTTTGTGACGAAAGCTTCTGTTGCTATACTTCCGTCGCAAAATGTGACGGACCCTTTCGCCGCTAAATTATGACGGACACTTAAGTCGCTACAATCCGTCGCTAACTTGTGACGAATGCTTGAGTCGCATAGATTGTAAAAGAAACGTTCATCGTTAGTTTGTGACAGATGCTTCCATCGTTAATTTGTCACGGATACTTGGGCCGATCTTTTGTGATGGATGTTTTTGCTATTTTGTAACAGTCACTTCGATTgttgatgaataaaaaaaaattagggacaTTTTAAAAAtgagttcaattttttttttaattttcaattttttttttggtattatCCGGTAAGGAGACATCATACCCTTGTGCAACTTTACACAAGAAAACTTGTGTAGGTTAGATGGATCCATGTATCTTTTCAAAAAtcttcttgtaacaaaaaaccCCTAAAAGTTAATGAGCACAATCATTATTATGGGGCATCCACATTAAACACCATCCAACGCATTCTAAGACATTGGAATTTGATTATTCGTATTACAAGACACTAAATGTGATAGCAACAAGTTGTATTGGCTTTCAGTTGGGTTCAACTCAAAACCATGCACACATATATCATTGTGTATTAAAGTTTGAAAAAATGAGTTTAGTTAAAAGTTAATTTCCtttaatgtgatttatgtttgaatagtttgataaaaatgttaatttaagaaaataaatattgttGGGATAATATCACTAAAAAGTGGGTTTAGGGAAATTTAATGTTTGAGAAAACTGAGTTGAACTCATCTTGGTGATCAATGTTGCGCATCGTCATGGCTGCGATGATTGAGAATTTCACAACTTCGCTTGGAAAGAATTCTGAGAAGTGATGCATTCAAATGAAGGTAATCTTTGATTGTCAACACCACAAGAATAGGCTAATTATGGAAAAATAAATCCTAAAAGCCATTGGTAATGTAGGTTTAACGATGAAAAATAGACGGCCAAAAAGTCGTGGGTATTAACCTCGTCGATAAATATTACTGATAGCTTTGAAAAGTAGTAGGTAAATTATCGACGACTTCGTTCGTTGCTATTTTACTGATAGCTTCATCCGTCAATACTTTAGCGTAGTGAACCCAGAAAACTTTGCGCTTTCGTGACAATAGAATAAACCTCATTCATCTAAGTTTTATATTCATATTTATAGTGACGAACCTAGGTGGTGGCAGGTGGGAGCCATGGCTCCTCCATACTTTAGAGAAACCTAATATAAAAAACCCCATTCATCTAACCTCATTTTGCTCCTTTTAGGCTTCATGTGTTGCATGAGCCTCCTTGAAGTACTTGGACTTTACTGTTTCAAAACGTTACGGGGTGTCTTTCAATTCCCTAAATCTATAATCCATTAGTCTCTTGTTTTTTCTAGCCTCCCCAACAATAAAATAACATTTACAATAGATAATAGTAGTCACAATATTACAGGACATGTGAATTAGCTAGTAACTTGTTACTTGAAATTGAGAAAGACCATATGCTCCTAGCTCATATAGTAGGGGCTTGTAAGGTCTTCTGTTTTCTGAGCTTTAGCCCCCTTTTAATACatcataaagaaataaaaatgccCAACCCAAAAGTTGTTGGTAAAGCTTTGAAGTGCTCGTTTAAATTGCTTGTAGATGTAGATCAATATCCCATCACAGTCTTGTTGCTTGTGTCCTCCTTCATACATATCAAACGTATTGGACATCCATTCTGAAGTTTAGAAAAAATCGCCCATTTTTTAATACTTGCATCTGAATCAATCACCTTCCACCTACATACATGCATCACAACCATTTGTTTAATTACTTTAGCAAATTAACTCACACCCAAACACATAAATTAGCTTCTAGCAAATTAACTCACACACCCAAACACATAAATTAACAATTAATTTTAACCATAATTAAGTGATCAATGATAGAAATACCGACTTGTAATTAGTGATGAGACGGTGGAGAAACACCAACATCATGGTTTTAGCCATGTTCTTCCCCATACACATCCTTCCTCCCACCCCAAAAGCAAGGAAGCTGTTCTGTTTTGTCTCGGCCTGTAATTTATTAGAAGAGTTCATCTTGTGATTTGTGATTATTAAAATATCAAAAACCAATTATAGTGTTACATAGTAGATCACCTGGATAGACTTACATGGAATCTTAAGGGATTGAACACATCCGGATAATTGTATGTTGTTGGATCATGATGTATTGATCTAGCATCAATATTAATGTTCCACCCTTTCTTGATCTTAAGTCCTATATAAGCAACCATTAAGTAATTATGTTATAAAGTTTATTGTCTCACTTCATACATGGTAAAATGTAAATAATATATAGCTGGAAACCTTTAATCTCACAGTCCTCGAGTGATACTCTAGGCAACCATTGCACTATTGATGCCATCCTCAAAGCTTCTTTTATGACCTGCTTGTGagtattttttaatttggtATCATATATGAGAACTATTTTGAGAGAAGCATGCTATCAAGATAAACAACAATCTGCAATATTCATTAGGTTGGTTCCTCATAATGAATATGATGTAACACACACCTTAGAAGCATATGGCATTTCATTAAGAGCCTCCAATGTAAGATATGTACTTCTTGGACCTTTTTTCTCAATTTGTATTTGCTCCTTCTATTTAGTCAACAAATTTCAACATGCTAAACATTAAGAAAAAGTGTTGCAAAAAACAAGATAAAGACTAAACCGAGAGAAGTACACTAACCATAAGCATATTCAGAACCTCCTCATTCTCATCCACAAATTTGATCATCCATGCCATTGCAGTTGCTGTAGTGTCCTGTCCTGCAATTTCAGAGAGTTGATATAGTAGAGTTCTTGTAGACAGACATAAAAATTAAGATTTGTGCGGTACATTTCCGACACACCGTTTAGCGGCTGTTTTTTACCGCCGCTAAAATTGCAGCAGTGAAAACCCCTACTAAATAGTGTGTCGGAACACAAATTTGtatgtctatgaatcatttCGTATAGTAAAAGTAGTGTACATCATATTTAGGGGGTTTGAGAGTAAATATTACCTGCAATAATCATAGTTAAGATATTATCTTTGATCTCAGTATCTGTTAGCCTTGGGACTTCATCCTTATTTAACTTATTATCATGATCTTCAGCTAAAAGCTGTTGAAGAAAATCTACATGGCTACTTGAAATTCCACTTCTTCTTTCACTGATATTCTTCTCTAACATGTCCATAATTTTTTTCCGAGCCTGCATTATCACATGAAATCTCAAAACAACATTTAACTGAGTGAAAGAAAAACACTTGTAAATGTTAATCAGGGAAAAACTTCAATCTACAAAAGGAAAATGCTCATTTTATCCAATTTATAAATCTTGTTGGGCTGGTTGCATGGTGGCCCAAAATTATGCTATAGGTCTAAGTAAGACGAGTCTCCATACTCAGTTTTAAAAACCATTGTTTTACTTGAACCCACCCATGTGGGACTTCTTTTCTAACTTTCATAAAATCTTTTATCTACCTATCAATTA
This is a stretch of genomic DNA from Lotus japonicus ecotype B-129 chromosome 1, LjGifu_v1.2. It encodes these proteins:
- the LOC130727747 gene encoding abscisic acid 8'-hydroxylase 4, producing MLSQLVKENPHVCYYVGLLLVFLLFCQKAWKLLCNNYNSSVGIPPGSGGLPFVGETLQFMAAINSSKGVYEFVRVRRLRYGNCFKTKLFGETHVFISNTESAKAILNNEGGKFSKRYIKSIAELVGPDSLLCASQQYHKHIRGCLFSLFSTDSLSSFVKLFDELVLEAMSSWKCGSTVIIQDEALKLACKAMCKMLISMESGSELEMMQKEVGHVCEAMLALPFRLPWTRFYKGLQARKKIMDMLEKNISERRSGISSSHVDFLQQLLAEDHDNKLNKDEVPRLTDTEIKDNILTMIIAGQDTTATAMAWMIKFVDENEEVLNMLMKEQIQIEKKGPRSTYLTLEALNEMPYASKVIKEALRMASIVQWLPRVSLEDCEIKGLKIKKGWNINIDARSIHHDPTTYNYPDVFNPLRFHAETKQNSFLAFGVGGRMCMGKNMAKTMMLVFLHRLITNYKWKVIDSDASIKKWAIFSKLQNGCPIRLICMKEDTSNKTVMGY